The following are from one region of the Syngnathus acus chromosome 10, fSynAcu1.2, whole genome shotgun sequence genome:
- the fosl1a gene encoding fos-related antigen 1a isoform X1, with the protein MYRGHGRANPAYTGGASGSNSASLESTTTSTTQEQKFTMASSSQFVPSLNAITTNQDLQWLVQPSLMHPPGPSRSPVPPYPSLSRTCPQGPPPPPPSHLHFIRPGVIRASANQAAGTTRRRNDEHLSHEELERRRIRRERNKLAAAKCRNRRRELTDTLQNETDQLEDEKSRLQKEIGELQKQKEKLELVLEAHRPICKIQDSDSDSDASAALSSLAGIKMEPEDYSVPGPSRLKQPAKAERPKPKITIPIKTSSSSSSSTLAVSQESESLHTPVLTSTPSLTPFTASMIFTYPSAPVDAPHQAPQPCGVAHRRSSSSGDQSDHSLHSPTILTL; encoded by the exons ATGTACCGAGGTCACGGACGAGCCAACCCGGCGTACACGGGCGGCGCTTCTGGGTCAAATTCCGCTTCCCTGGAAAGCACCACCACTTCCACTACACAAGAGCAG AAGTTCACCATGGCCAGCTCCAGCCAATTTGTTCCAAGCCTCAACGCCATCACGACTAACCAGGATCTCCAGTGGCTGGTCCAACCCTCCCTTATGCATCCGCCAGGTCCTTCCCGCTCCCCGGTGCCACCTTACCCGTCCCTGTCCAGGACATGCCCGCAGGGTCCGCCGCCTCCGCCACCCTCCCATTTGCACTTCATCCGTCCAGGCGTCATCAGAGCGAGCGCCAACCAAGCGGCGGGTACGACACGGCGTAGGAACGACGAACAC TTGTCTCACGAGGAGCTGGAGAGACGGAGAATAAGGAGAGAGCGCAACAAACTGGCGGCGGCCAAATGCCGCAATCGCCGTCGGGAGCTGACCGATACACTGCAAAAC GAGACCGACCAGCTGGAGGATGAAAAGTCACGTTTGCAGAAGGAGATAGGCGAGTTGCAAAAGCAGAAAGAGAAGCTGGAGCTGGTCCTGGAGGCTCACCGTCCCATCTGCAAAATCCAAGACTCCGACTCCGACTCGGATGCCAGCGCCGCGCTCTCGTCCTTGGCGGGCATCAAGATGGAGCCCGAGGACTACAGTGTGCCCGGACCATCGCGACTCAAGCAGCCCGCCAAGGCAGAAAGGCCCAAACCAAAGATCACCATCCCCATCAAGAcgtcctcctcatcttcatcatcaacCCTGGCCGTCAGCCAAGAGTCTGAGTCCCTGCACACCCCCGTCCTGACCTCcactccctccctcacccCCTTCACGGCCAGCATGATTTTCACGTACCCCTCGGCCCCGGTGGATGCCCCTCATCAGGCCCCGCAGCCTTGCGGCGTGGCGCACcgacgcagcagcagcagcggcgatCAATCGGATCACTCCCTGCACTCGCCCACCATCCTCACACTGTGA
- the fosl1a gene encoding fos-related antigen 1a isoform X2 produces the protein MYRGHGRANPAYTGGASGSNSASLESTTTSTTQEQFTMASSSQFVPSLNAITTNQDLQWLVQPSLMHPPGPSRSPVPPYPSLSRTCPQGPPPPPPSHLHFIRPGVIRASANQAAGTTRRRNDEHLSHEELERRRIRRERNKLAAAKCRNRRRELTDTLQNETDQLEDEKSRLQKEIGELQKQKEKLELVLEAHRPICKIQDSDSDSDASAALSSLAGIKMEPEDYSVPGPSRLKQPAKAERPKPKITIPIKTSSSSSSSTLAVSQESESLHTPVLTSTPSLTPFTASMIFTYPSAPVDAPHQAPQPCGVAHRRSSSSGDQSDHSLHSPTILTL, from the exons ATGTACCGAGGTCACGGACGAGCCAACCCGGCGTACACGGGCGGCGCTTCTGGGTCAAATTCCGCTTCCCTGGAAAGCACCACCACTTCCACTACACAAGAGCAG TTCACCATGGCCAGCTCCAGCCAATTTGTTCCAAGCCTCAACGCCATCACGACTAACCAGGATCTCCAGTGGCTGGTCCAACCCTCCCTTATGCATCCGCCAGGTCCTTCCCGCTCCCCGGTGCCACCTTACCCGTCCCTGTCCAGGACATGCCCGCAGGGTCCGCCGCCTCCGCCACCCTCCCATTTGCACTTCATCCGTCCAGGCGTCATCAGAGCGAGCGCCAACCAAGCGGCGGGTACGACACGGCGTAGGAACGACGAACAC TTGTCTCACGAGGAGCTGGAGAGACGGAGAATAAGGAGAGAGCGCAACAAACTGGCGGCGGCCAAATGCCGCAATCGCCGTCGGGAGCTGACCGATACACTGCAAAAC GAGACCGACCAGCTGGAGGATGAAAAGTCACGTTTGCAGAAGGAGATAGGCGAGTTGCAAAAGCAGAAAGAGAAGCTGGAGCTGGTCCTGGAGGCTCACCGTCCCATCTGCAAAATCCAAGACTCCGACTCCGACTCGGATGCCAGCGCCGCGCTCTCGTCCTTGGCGGGCATCAAGATGGAGCCCGAGGACTACAGTGTGCCCGGACCATCGCGACTCAAGCAGCCCGCCAAGGCAGAAAGGCCCAAACCAAAGATCACCATCCCCATCAAGAcgtcctcctcatcttcatcatcaacCCTGGCCGTCAGCCAAGAGTCTGAGTCCCTGCACACCCCCGTCCTGACCTCcactccctccctcacccCCTTCACGGCCAGCATGATTTTCACGTACCCCTCGGCCCCGGTGGATGCCCCTCATCAGGCCCCGCAGCCTTGCGGCGTGGCGCACcgacgcagcagcagcagcggcgatCAATCGGATCACTCCCTGCACTCGCCCACCATCCTCACACTGTGA
- the ccdc85b gene encoding coiled-coil domain-containing protein 85B, producing the protein MSNEGELLTRELSKMSDEDLLACSKEDLLSRLRKEESEKISALIQRGRLIKEVNKQLQGHLLEIRELKVINQRLQEENVELRDLCCFLDDDRLKVKKLAREWQHFGHHAAKVMREDLGGYLKKLAELERTQDGLVKENLDLKELCLVLEEECVSRSDSSPGGSTELALQCMVARDLGDGSSSTGSVGSPDQLHLVCSPDD; encoded by the coding sequence ATGAGCAACGAAGGGGAGCTCCTGACGCGGGAGCTGTCCAAAATGTCGGACGAGGACCTGCTGGCGTGCTCCAAGGAGGACCTGCTGAGTCGTCTGCGCAAGGAGGAGTCAGAGAAGATCTCGGCGCTCATTCAGCGGGGGCGTCTCATCAAGGAGGTGAACAAGCAGCTCCAGGGCCACCTGCTGGAGATCCGCGAGCTCAAGGTCATCAACCAGCGTCTGCAGGAGGAGAACGTGGAGCTGCGGGACCTGTGTTGCTTCCTGGACGACGACCGACTCAAGGTGAAGAAGCTGGCTCGTGAGTGGCAGCACTTTGGCCACCACGCTGCCAAGGTCATGCGCGAAGACCTGGGTGGCTACCTGAAGAAGCTGGCTGAGCTGGAGCGCACCCAGGACGGCCTGGTCAAGGAGAACCTGGACCTGAAGGAGCTGTGTCTGGTCCTGGAGGAGGAGTGCGTCAGCCGGAGCGACTCCAGCCCCGGTGGGTCCACCGAGCTGGCCTTGCAGTGCATGGTGGCTCGGGACCTGGGGGACGGCAGCTCCAGTACGGGAAGCGTGGGGAGTCCGGACCAGCTCCACTTAGTGTGCTCGCCAGATGACTGA